One window from the genome of Pieris napi chromosome 3, ilPieNapi1.2, whole genome shotgun sequence encodes:
- the LOC125063469 gene encoding translocator protein-like isoform X1, with translation MDFLQPYIENPRDTLKMANWAAFGSIILPNVGGWANGIFFAGQIRKEDKSWYDELKKPSWNPPKWVFGPTWTVLYSGMGYASYLVYEECGGFTEDAVLPLTLYGGQLLLNWAWTPIFFGLKDFKLAFIEISVLGGAAVATTAAFAKVNKTAGALLVPYLAWLAYASTLSYYIWKNNPKEIKDEKAQ, from the exons atggATTTTTTACAACCGTATATTGAAAATCCAAG AGACACATTAAAAATGGCAAATTGGGCAGCTTTTGGTTCCATTATTCTTCCAAATGTAGGAGGTTGGGCGAATGGAATCTTCTTTGCTGGACAAATTCGTAAGGAAGATAAATCCTGGTATGATGAACTCAAGAAACCATCTTGGAATCCACCTAAATGGGTGTTTGGACCCACGTGGACAGTACTTTACAGTGGAATGGGATATGCttcatatttagtttatgAAGAGTGTGGAGGTTTTACTG AGGATGCAGTTTTGCCACTGACTTTATATGGAGGTCAACTTTTACTTAACTGGGCATGGACACCCATATTCTTTGGTCTCAAGGACTTCAAATTG GCATTCATAGAGATTTCAGTCCTTGGTGGAGCCGCAGTAGCAACTACAGCCGCTTTTGCTAAAGTGAACAAGACCGCTGGTGCGCTATTGGTACCCTACTTGGCCTGGCTGGCATACGCCAGTACATTGAGCTACTACATTTGGAAGAATAACCCTAAAGAGATCAAGGATGAGAAGGCCCAGTAG
- the LOC125063469 gene encoding translocator protein-like isoform X2: MANWAAFGSIILPNVGGWANGIFFAGQIRKEDKSWYDELKKPSWNPPKWVFGPTWTVLYSGMGYASYLVYEECGGFTEDAVLPLTLYGGQLLLNWAWTPIFFGLKDFKLAFIEISVLGGAAVATTAAFAKVNKTAGALLVPYLAWLAYASTLSYYIWKNNPKEIKDEKAQ; the protein is encoded by the exons ATGGCAAATTGGGCAGCTTTTGGTTCCATTATTCTTCCAAATGTAGGAGGTTGGGCGAATGGAATCTTCTTTGCTGGACAAATTCGTAAGGAAGATAAATCCTGGTATGATGAACTCAAGAAACCATCTTGGAATCCACCTAAATGGGTGTTTGGACCCACGTGGACAGTACTTTACAGTGGAATGGGATATGCttcatatttagtttatgAAGAGTGTGGAGGTTTTACTG AGGATGCAGTTTTGCCACTGACTTTATATGGAGGTCAACTTTTACTTAACTGGGCATGGACACCCATATTCTTTGGTCTCAAGGACTTCAAATTG GCATTCATAGAGATTTCAGTCCTTGGTGGAGCCGCAGTAGCAACTACAGCCGCTTTTGCTAAAGTGAACAAGACCGCTGGTGCGCTATTGGTACCCTACTTGGCCTGGCTGGCATACGCCAGTACATTGAGCTACTACATTTGGAAGAATAACCCTAAAGAGATCAAGGATGAGAAGGCCCAGTAG